The genomic segment GCGCACGCACGCACGCACGCACGAGCCACGGCTAGAGGCTCGTCAGCCAAATCGAACCGTCGCCGTGGTCTCACGCGCCAGATTTAACTTCTGCAACAATAACTCTCTGTAAAACCTCTCAATAAACTCTTCCGCTGCCTTGTCGACGGGGAACTCATCGTCGTCACCCCCATTGGTACTACCACCGGCTCCTCCTCTCAGCGACGACTTAACGGAGCTGACAACGGAAACGACGTCGTCTTGTTTAGTATTTCCACTTCCGTAGTACTGCTTGTAGTAACCGACGTCAacgtgtttattattattattattagtaccAATATTATTATAGTTACTGTCATTAACATAACGGTAACGACCTCCTCCGTTTTTGCGCTTATTATTTCTGGCGACGCGGGCAGCGGAGTAGATGCGATGCGGTGGGGTGCTGCTGCAGCTGAACTCGTACTCCCTCGGCGACACGAA from the Humulus lupulus chromosome X, drHumLupu1.1, whole genome shotgun sequence genome contains:
- the LOC133803482 gene encoding uncharacterized protein LOC133803482, whose protein sequence is MEETNPPPSSTPLIPKKLSNAVRLIMFMIQKGVSIKRKRLMILIPDLGHVMMERGKVLGKSFNDLMIRHNTALGCSSHDVRMSFVSPREYEFSCSSTPPHRIYSAARVARNNKRKNGGGRYRYVNDSNYNNIGTNNNNNKHVDVGYYKQYYGSGNTKQDDVVSVVSSVKSSLRGGAGGSTNGGDDDEFPVDKAAEEFIERFYRELLLQKLNLARETTATVRFG